In one Catenovulum adriaticum genomic region, the following are encoded:
- a CDS encoding YCF48-related protein, with the protein MKLVKCFILILCANLVMQVAKADAKLALVKSSLLLDITSVNQQALIAVGERGHILRKKSAQPWQLVASPSDITLTSVTAPHHNKVWAVGHQGTILMSPDAGKTWQINFKVDTDSPFMDILFFDENHGVAIGAYGLFYRTLDGGKSWNKEVHPSILLLDDQTYLADVKTESDELYKEEVAALQPHLNQITLLNQNRLIMVGEFGLIATSDDKGKSWQRLDEIYVGSFFDVSAQSQVIVSGLRGHIFYSEQPLNQSTQWQSIKVSEPVNINTAIKLPDQTWRLFGNSQTYWKWSVGMQQAEPVAQLKSKAIISAAIFDQKIWLVGDKGLEQIELPESPPIQ; encoded by the coding sequence ATGAAATTAGTTAAATGTTTTATATTGATCTTGTGTGCTAATTTAGTCATGCAAGTAGCCAAGGCTGATGCAAAGTTAGCCTTGGTTAAATCCTCTTTGCTTTTAGATATTACCTCAGTCAATCAGCAGGCTTTAATTGCTGTTGGTGAGCGCGGTCATATTTTACGTAAAAAATCAGCCCAACCTTGGCAATTAGTGGCTTCCCCTTCTGATATTACACTCACGTCGGTGACTGCTCCGCACCATAACAAAGTGTGGGCAGTTGGACATCAAGGTACGATTTTAATGAGCCCTGATGCAGGTAAAACTTGGCAAATCAATTTTAAAGTAGATACTGACTCGCCTTTTATGGATATTTTATTTTTTGATGAAAATCATGGTGTTGCGATTGGTGCTTATGGTTTGTTTTACCGTACATTAGATGGTGGAAAAAGCTGGAATAAAGAAGTACACCCAAGTATTTTACTGTTAGATGACCAGACATATTTGGCCGATGTTAAAACTGAATCTGACGAACTTTATAAAGAAGAAGTTGCCGCCCTTCAACCTCACTTAAACCAAATAACATTATTGAACCAAAATCGTTTAATTATGGTAGGTGAATTTGGACTAATTGCCACTAGTGACGACAAAGGTAAAAGCTGGCAACGATTAGATGAGATTTATGTGGGATCATTTTTTGATGTTTCGGCGCAATCACAGGTGATTGTTTCGGGTTTACGAGGCCATATTTTTTACTCTGAACAACCACTAAATCAGTCTACGCAATGGCAATCTATCAAAGTATCCGAACCTGTTAATATTAATACTGCAATTAAATTGCCAGATCAAACTTGGAGATTGTTTGGCAATAGTCAAACGTATTGGAAATGGTCTGTTGGTATGCAGCAAGCAGAGCCAGTTGCTCAATTAAAAAGCAAAGCGATTATCAGCGCTGCTATTTTTGATCAAAAAATATGGCTAGTCGGAGATAAAGGGCTAGAGCAAATCGAATTACCAGAGTCACCCCCCATTCAATAG
- a CDS encoding efflux RND transporter permease subunit, protein MSKFILLLQNFIFRQRLWVISIFAVLTLIFAYSASQIKLDAAFTKNIPLKHPYMQTYLQYADDFGGANRVLISLCDESGNIYNAGFFDKLKKIHDQLFFIPGVNRSQVLSLFSPSIRFTEIVEQGFTGGPVIPANFVNDKQGLQIVKRNVEKSGQVGRLVSNDYSCAMVTALLLDFDPSTEQPIDTIGFAKQLEQEIRGKYQTQQHSIHIIGFAKMVGDVASGAKEVVMFFGIAILITALLVYFFCHSFRLMLFPVCCSVIAMVWKLGILSLLGFGLDPMSILLPFLIFAIGVSHGVQMINAIGKNVATGLSTLDAAKLSFNTLFLAGFVALLSDCIGFITILSIDIGVIQELAIAASIGVGVIILTNLLLLPVLVSYIKFSPQYLMKVNKSRSAKLWPYLIKLTHHKKAISVVMLAVIVLMFGLVQSQQLKVGDLHAGAPALHEDARYNQDTFLITEKFGVGVDILSVIAETEPDACTDYQVMKNIDDFQWRLTQLPAVQSSISLTSVTKIITAGYNEGNLKWQVLPRNSATLAQSVSRVETSTGLLNTDCSAMQIVLYLTDHKAQTIAQVIETVKQEREHYQLDNLKFSLASGPAGVMAATNEAVKAAQLPMMLYVYSAVFILCLLSFKSLRATIAVVLPLFIVSTLAQALMTYLQIGLTVYTLPVIALGVGIGVDYGIYILSTMSAKLKQGMSLNQAYFEALKERGSAVIFTGLTLAIGVSTWLLSALKFQVDMGILLTFMFIVNMLAAVIILPALCRLFWWKR, encoded by the coding sequence TTGAGCAAATTCATCTTATTGCTGCAAAACTTTATTTTTCGTCAACGTTTATGGGTGATCAGCATTTTTGCTGTATTGACTCTAATTTTTGCTTACTCTGCAAGTCAAATTAAATTAGATGCGGCGTTTACAAAAAACATCCCGCTTAAGCATCCTTATATGCAAACTTACCTTCAATATGCGGATGATTTTGGCGGTGCAAACCGCGTGTTAATTTCACTTTGTGATGAGTCCGGCAATATTTATAACGCAGGCTTTTTTGATAAACTAAAAAAAATTCATGATCAGTTATTTTTTATTCCTGGGGTCAACCGTTCTCAAGTTTTATCTTTGTTCTCCCCCAGTATCCGTTTTACCGAAATTGTTGAACAAGGGTTTACAGGTGGTCCTGTTATTCCTGCTAATTTTGTAAACGATAAGCAAGGTTTGCAGATAGTTAAGCGCAATGTTGAAAAATCTGGTCAGGTAGGTCGCTTAGTCTCTAATGATTATAGTTGTGCTATGGTGACAGCTTTGCTACTAGATTTTGATCCTTCCACAGAGCAGCCAATTGATACGATTGGCTTTGCAAAACAACTTGAACAAGAAATTAGAGGAAAATACCAAACTCAACAACATAGTATCCATATTATCGGTTTTGCTAAAATGGTGGGGGATGTCGCTTCGGGGGCAAAAGAAGTCGTGATGTTTTTTGGCATTGCAATTTTAATTACTGCTTTATTAGTTTATTTCTTTTGTCATTCATTTAGATTGATGCTATTTCCCGTTTGCTGCTCTGTGATTGCTATGGTGTGGAAACTTGGCATTCTTTCCTTACTTGGGTTTGGTTTAGATCCTATGTCAATCTTGTTGCCTTTTTTAATTTTTGCGATAGGTGTGAGCCACGGTGTTCAGATGATTAACGCTATTGGAAAAAATGTGGCTACAGGCTTATCAACACTGGATGCTGCAAAGCTAAGTTTTAATACGTTATTTTTAGCTGGGTTTGTTGCCCTGTTATCAGATTGCATCGGCTTTATTACTATATTAAGTATTGATATTGGCGTGATTCAAGAATTAGCAATAGCGGCTTCTATTGGCGTTGGTGTTATTATTTTAACCAACTTATTACTGTTGCCCGTACTTGTTTCTTATATTAAATTTTCACCACAATATTTAATGAAAGTAAACAAAAGTCGCAGCGCAAAACTTTGGCCTTATTTAATAAAGTTAACACATCATAAAAAAGCAATTAGCGTTGTTATGCTTGCCGTTATTGTGCTGATGTTCGGACTTGTTCAATCTCAGCAACTTAAGGTTGGTGATTTACATGCAGGCGCGCCAGCACTACATGAAGACGCACGTTATAATCAGGATACATTTTTGATCACTGAGAAATTTGGTGTGGGTGTGGATATTTTATCTGTGATCGCAGAAACTGAGCCAGATGCGTGTACCGATTATCAGGTGATGAAAAATATTGATGATTTTCAATGGCGGTTAACTCAGTTACCCGCTGTGCAATCAAGCATTAGTTTAACCAGTGTGACTAAAATAATTACCGCAGGTTATAACGAAGGTAATCTTAAGTGGCAAGTTTTACCAAGAAATAGCGCCACATTAGCCCAATCTGTTTCGCGGGTTGAAACCAGTACGGGTTTGTTGAATACGGATTGTAGCGCCATGCAAATTGTTTTGTATTTGACTGATCATAAAGCACAGACAATTGCACAAGTGATAGAAACGGTTAAACAAGAGCGAGAACACTACCAGTTAGATAATTTGAAATTTAGTTTAGCGTCAGGTCCAGCAGGAGTGATGGCGGCAACTAACGAAGCAGTAAAAGCGGCTCAATTACCTATGATGCTTTATGTTTATAGCGCTGTTTTCATTTTATGTTTATTAAGTTTTAAATCGCTGCGTGCAACGATTGCTGTGGTATTGCCTTTGTTTATTGTTTCTACATTAGCGCAAGCTTTAATGACTTATCTGCAAATTGGTTTAACGGTTTATACGCTGCCCGTGATTGCGTTGGGGGTTGGTATAGGGGTTGATTATGGCATTTATATTTTATCAACTATGAGTGCTAAGTTAAAACAAGGTATGTCGTTAAACCAAGCTTATTTCGAAGCTTTAAAAGAACGAGGCAGTGCGGTTATTTTTACAGGGTTAACATTGGCGATAGGGGTAAGCACTTGGTTATTATCTGCACTTAAATTTCAGGTAGACATGGGCATTTTACTAACCTTTATGTTTATCGTTAATATGCTTGCCGCGGTAATTATTTTACCTGCGTTATGCCGTTTATTTTGGTGGAAACGATAG